A stretch of Sinimarinibacterium sp. NLF-5-8 DNA encodes these proteins:
- a CDS encoding ImmA/IrrE family metallo-endopeptidase: MSKIPATMQPFYAQLNSHGLSHRFVQDAILPDWWDDSLFENGINRLTAQMSAAKFLGVGIEHFTDFSADVALPIQNVQLKRNRNTQFSEVTGAIMTALHAARITAGLMRDTLAFTGTHTAQEVRNSILSESSRPWPDLPGLIDYCWKNGIAVVHITRLPKPSKAIAGLATFIDDRPVIVLCSGRDSPAWLAFHLAHELGHIMSGHVKPGDDPVVDIKLDTSCDEDIETQADEYALQVLTGIHYPDMDISQNLGAKTLADTAHALGALYQIHPGTVALIYGYRTRRLPVAQKALQIMGENFGATRMLSNAYSCHVPLDDMADSAQQFLSATTQVFEPTLFSAAY, translated from the coding sequence ATGTCAAAAATACCCGCCACGATGCAGCCGTTTTATGCGCAACTGAACTCGCATGGGTTGAGTCACAGGTTCGTGCAAGACGCCATCCTGCCGGACTGGTGGGATGATTCGCTGTTCGAAAATGGTATCAACCGACTCACCGCGCAAATGAGCGCGGCGAAGTTTTTGGGCGTGGGCATAGAGCACTTCACGGATTTTTCTGCCGATGTCGCTCTTCCTATTCAAAATGTCCAACTCAAACGCAACCGAAACACCCAATTTTCGGAAGTTACCGGCGCCATCATGACCGCACTACACGCCGCGCGGATCACCGCTGGCCTGATGCGCGACACGCTCGCCTTCACGGGTACTCACACCGCGCAGGAAGTGCGCAACAGCATTCTTTCCGAATCAAGCCGTCCGTGGCCGGACTTGCCTGGACTGATTGACTACTGCTGGAAAAATGGCATTGCAGTTGTGCATATCACACGGCTGCCCAAACCATCAAAAGCCATCGCAGGACTCGCCACTTTCATAGACGACCGTCCGGTCATAGTGCTCTGCTCGGGACGAGATAGTCCGGCCTGGCTCGCTTTCCACCTTGCGCATGAGCTGGGGCACATCATGTCAGGGCATGTCAAACCCGGAGACGATCCGGTTGTAGACATCAAGCTGGATACTTCATGCGACGAGGACATCGAGACGCAGGCCGACGAGTATGCGCTACAGGTGCTCACCGGCATTCACTACCCTGACATGGATATCAGTCAGAACTTGGGAGCAAAAACACTCGCCGACACCGCTCATGCTCTGGGGGCGCTCTATCAGATTCACCCCGGAACCGTAGCGCTCATATACGGCTACCGAACAAGGCGACTACCCGTTGCGCAAAAAGCATTGCAGATCATGGGTGAAAATTTCGGTGCGACAAGGATGCTATCCAACGCTTACAGTTGCCACGTCCCGCTCGACGATATGGCGGACTCGGCACAGCAATTCCTGTCTGCAACCACTCAGGTTTTCGAGCCAACACTATTCAGCGCGGCGTACTAA
- a CDS encoding helix-turn-helix domain-containing protein translates to MIATRIRQARLAAGLTLEAVASKLGISHTAVMKFEKGLLTPSSAQLLALARACGVRTEYFFRTNTVELRDIKFCKRSA, encoded by the coding sequence ATGATCGCAACGCGCATTCGCCAGGCTCGGCTGGCGGCAGGCTTAACTTTGGAGGCCGTAGCATCCAAGCTGGGCATCTCTCACACGGCTGTCATGAAGTTCGAAAAGGGCTTGCTGACGCCTTCGTCAGCGCAGTTGCTGGCATTGGCGCGCGCTTGTGGTGTGCGTACCGAGTATTTCTTTCGCACCAACACAGTCGAACTACGGGACATTAAATTTTGCAAGCGGTCTGCTTGA
- a CDS encoding TraU family protein → MNTPSPNRPSLPRTLIHALMAVAVLLSSTLTHAQIPIPPTKGEGNVFIPVMVNWLNMLPIKFGPAPLLPGPGEPPTMSAQVTPCLCPSRLVGAPVPGIPLTYWEPSYVAEMTRKPGNLVTLGGVPSPLSAMTMLHGASSTDTSTGGGGGGKRMQAHWYIYPVFAVMGLMLDAACSAMGHNGIDLAAVTEVDPLWQDDEWAIAFAPESILFSLPVTQLACMADTVASAVAYPLDPLFWCVGGWGSTYPLSGNANSVNGDAQGNALTLAKFVARQTRIGILPQTVGPTAMCSPHPNPIWVKSQWRVEPVFPLPTFNAPIYFGQTEMRWAAVPPANFPGASDSAYLLWRGRQCCVRP, encoded by the coding sequence ATGAACACGCCAAGCCCCAACCGGCCCTCGCTGCCGCGCACGCTGATCCATGCCCTGATGGCTGTTGCCGTCCTGCTGTCCAGTACGCTGACCCACGCGCAGATTCCCATCCCGCCAACCAAGGGGGAGGGCAATGTATTTATTCCGGTGATGGTCAACTGGCTGAACATGCTGCCGATCAAGTTCGGGCCTGCACCCTTGCTGCCGGGGCCGGGAGAGCCGCCAACAATGTCCGCGCAGGTCACGCCTTGCCTATGTCCATCGCGGCTGGTCGGTGCGCCCGTGCCGGGCATTCCGTTGACTTATTGGGAGCCGTCCTATGTGGCGGAGATGACTCGCAAGCCGGGCAACCTGGTGACGCTGGGCGGGGTTCCTTCACCCTTGTCGGCGATGACGATGTTGCACGGCGCATCCTCGACGGACACCAGCACAGGCGGTGGCGGTGGCGGAAAACGGATGCAGGCGCACTGGTACATCTATCCGGTATTTGCCGTGATGGGGCTGATGCTGGATGCTGCATGTTCGGCGATGGGGCACAACGGCATTGACCTGGCGGCGGTAACAGAGGTCGATCCGTTATGGCAGGACGACGAATGGGCCATTGCATTTGCCCCTGAATCTATACTTTTTTCGCTGCCGGTGACACAGTTGGCGTGCATGGCTGATACGGTCGCCAGTGCCGTCGCCTACCCATTGGACCCGTTGTTCTGGTGCGTGGGGGGCTGGGGGTCTACCTATCCGTTGTCTGGCAACGCAAACTCGGTCAACGGGGATGCGCAGGGCAATGCTTTGACCCTTGCCAAGTTTGTGGCGCGGCAGACGCGCATTGGCATCCTGCCGCAAACGGTCGGCCCGACTGCCATGTGCTCGCCCCATCCGAATCCGATCTGGGTCAAATCCCAATGGCGGGTGGAACCCGTATTCCCGCTGCCGACCTTCAACGCGCCCATTTATTTCGGGCAGACCGAGATGCGTTGGGCGGCAGTACCTCCTGCCAACTTTCCGGGGGCGTCTGACAGCGCCTATCTGCTGTGGCGGGGGCGGCAATGCTGTGTCCGGCCCTAA